TGGGAGAGGATGGGGAGCAGGATAAACATCTTTGCCCTCTATCCGACAAACTTGTCCCCAGCAGTGTTTTAGACGATTGTCCTCCTTCTGCTCTTTACCAAAAGAGAAACCTCCTGTGACCTGTTGGAACATATCCAAGGACAGATTAAAATTTTGGGAGGGGGGCTCACCATCTCTACCACTATCTAATGTCAGAAGATCTAGCCGATGTTTCTCCCCCCATGACTGTCTCCAATGAtggcgtcatctatgtggattcATAGGCTGCAAGGCAAGCACCATCAATCTGTTCAATCCTGACCAGTCATATCCCAACAACCAGTCATATCCACCTGCCAGGACTCAGATCCCATCCTGATGTTCATCCTTTGGGTAAGCACATAGCAAGTATCAACGTGAACACACATTATCGAGATTGATTATTTTGAGGTTACCCAAGGGCTTAGAATCTCTTGTGTACCAGACTGTCTGCACTTCTTGAGTCCAGCAGGGCACTGTGGCTGGAGAAGACTGTAGATCCAAGGGAATGGGCTCGTTGCAGGGCAATGATGGTGCCGGCCCATACGGGCTAAATTTTCTTTATTTACCTCTTCGTAGTTTTCTACTGATGCTGTGGGCAGTGAAAAGTATGCTCTTTGTGCCTCGCCAATCAACAGGGATGTCAATGCTTTCACCCAGGACTCCCCATCTCCCATCTTTCAGGGGTTGGTGTAACCTCAAACATATTCAAGTAGGCTTCTTCATCATCACACGCAGTAATTTTTGGTAGTATCCTACTTGCATGTGCTCTTGGGTCAGGTAGTGGTATATTTTGAGTGGTGGTGAGACGTAGTACAGAACAATGATTTCTCTTTCGGCCATCTTTTCAGTCCTGGCGGTCAGCAGAGTGTTTGAAGAATTGCTGCTGGTGAGTTGTTTTAGGATCTCCTCCATCTTTTTCTGGGGAGGAGTGCACCTGTGAACAGAAACCAGAAGAGAGAAATCCAAGATGGTGGGGTAAACAAACAGCATGAGTGGTAAATCTGCACATATCGATGTGCTTCAGTGGGATCTTCTTTCGCATTCTTCACCACTGTGAGTTGGTGAAGAAGCACACAAAAAGGCAGAACTGTGAGTGACGCCTCGGAGGGGGGATTTATTTACAATTGGGACAGAGATGCAAGCTTAGGCAGTTTAATAAAGAAAGCTTAATCCATGATCAAGACTTGACTTCAGAAAAAACTTGATGCCCTCTACGTTTTATTCTAGATCAGAATCCAAATGAGCTTTAATCGCCAAGTTTGTGCAAACACACAGGGATTTTTTTACATAGGCTCAGGGTGAATATCAACACAAGaggacagaaattacatttaagttagtgagaaataaagtaaaaatacaattatGAATACACAGACAGCAGGTATAATAAGCATTGAACATGTCACAGTTTTTCCCCATATATatgtttctaaaggtgctgttaacATCAAATTGTTACTGGATTTTGGTAAAACCCAAACCAAagctgtgtttgggatcattgtgTTGCTGAAATCCCTGTAATGTAGGTGTTAAAACagctaatattattttacatttgcaagGGCCAGGGTTGCTAAATAACTATTGAGAGATTCCAGCTGCTGTTTAGTCTTTCCATGCCTTTTTTTGCACCGTCCTTTCTTCacatgtttaatactttttccttgtgtcatttcattttattacacataacaaaaTTTCTAAAGTTACtctttttgtaaattattattttttttgtaaatatggaTGTAAAAATTGGTTGTTATCGAAATGGCAATATGTCTACAGCACCTATATTTACCAGTACAATATAAGACAaattgtgatgtgttcaatacttacacTATTTTACTGCATTGTTGACTATTTTAACTATAatgataaattaaatttaatgataataatatgttTTACATAATAAGTGGCCTTGGTTACAGGTTACAGAAATCATGATAGTACTGTATTGTTTACAGGTTTCTACTGATGTGCTAGCTATTCAAGTTTTAACTGTGGCCTGAGGATGATATGTCCTCAGCAGATAGTGGGAGATCCCTTTTGAGCTATAAGATTTGTAGACAAAAAATCATTCgatattttattcaaaattgaACAGCCAGTCAGCAAAATGTTCACAAAGCTGGGGTGAGATAATCACATTTGTGATTTTTCTGTTAAGTCTGGCCACATTCTGGACCATTTTCAGGCAAGCATTTTGTGACAAAACTATAATAAAGTGAGTTGAATGCATAGACAGCCTTCTCTAAAGAGTTAATGGCCATATCTTCCTATATCTGATGTCGTACATTTCATGTAAATGATCAACAACTTGGTACATATCTAAATCACTAGAAAGGGTTAATACATATAGGACTAGTCTTTTAATGACTAAATGACATGCAGTGgcatttttatttgcatatattgaatcatatttgtaaatgtaaatgcagttTGAACACAAACTAATAGTAAGTAATGGATGcacctttttttctgcaaccAATTTTTCCAAATCTTTTGTGAAAAAGCAATGCTTAATCGATATGTTTTGGTTTTAAGCTTTGGATTACATGCTTTGCTTTAGCTCTTATAGGGGTTAAAACTATTCCATATATTACAGGATTTACCAAAGGTGGAATGATCATAAAGCTAACTGACAAAAAGTTCTTAAACCCCTGAGGCAAATTGCTTATTCCAAACAGCTCATATAAGGTACTAAATAGTGACCAGACCACGTAATTCAAAAAGGCTATCAGATGTGGCAGACATGTGCTTATGAATTTCTTGTGGTTTTGAACAGAGTGCTTACAAGCGACCAGTATATTTATATAAGACAAAAACACGAACCATACCAGGGCATTAACAGCACATGTTAATATTCCATTGAACACAAACTGAGCAGTGTCCACTCTGCAGACGAGTCTCTCCAGAACCCAGGTTTCACAGTAcagtttgcttattttttttatgcagaTGGGAAATCTAAATGTCATAAGGATAAGCAGTATTGCAGTGCAGCAGGGAAACATCCAAATGAAAGTTAATAGCCTCCAAACAGTGACAGTTGTCATGATATTATGATAGTATAATGGTCTACAGATTGCTAAGTATCTATCAAACGCCATCACACTTAGATTAGTAAACTCACCAATTGCATAAGTGAAAATGGCAAAGCTTTGAAT
The sequence above is drawn from the Danio aesculapii chromosome 21, fDanAes4.1, whole genome shotgun sequence genome and encodes:
- the or61a1 gene encoding odorant receptor 123-1, with protein sequence MDNISSFSMFSLTALNGSRSSRITIFSFALPGYFLTIFVNTLLILIIVLEKVLHQPMYIFLCNLCLNGLYGATGFYPPLLYYLLGESDVITLKECAIQSFAIFTYAIGEFTNLSVMAFDRYLAICRPLYYHNIMTTVTVWRLLTFIWMFPCCTAILLILMTFRFPICIKKISKLYCETWVLERLVCRVDTAQFVFNGILTCAVNALVWFVFLSYINILVACKHSVQNHKKFISTCLPHLIAFLNYVVWSLFSTLYELFGISNLPQGFKNFLSVSFMIIPPLVNPVIYGIVLTPIRAKAKHVIQSLKPKHID